The following proteins are co-located in the Armatimonadota bacterium genome:
- a CDS encoding PilZ domain-containing protein produces MATTQEELAKVAGTRVRITVLSTGKILSAVVKTIDAEDSLFLLNVPATIGDNEPVIFEIHGPDKRILGSGTVSTTNALGTHCRNNGDFRFVNCTEPARIATELFLANMQDMDGPLKGMVLDISKAGVSIAVSRSVTVRSVVRMEIKGPGSTLQVHGTVQYCREMQDGMGSYRIGIKLGQNDRITTGKWLNQFNSLVSRRESA; encoded by the coding sequence ATGGCAACGACTCAAGAAGAGCTCGCCAAGGTCGCAGGCACGCGTGTACGAATCACGGTGCTGTCAACCGGAAAAATTCTAAGCGCCGTTGTGAAGACAATCGACGCCGAAGACTCGTTGTTTTTGCTCAACGTGCCCGCCACCATCGGCGACAACGAGCCAGTCATCTTCGAGATTCACGGCCCCGATAAGCGAATTTTAGGTTCGGGCACGGTGTCTACCACCAACGCTTTGGGAACTCATTGCCGCAACAACGGCGATTTTCGATTTGTCAACTGCACCGAGCCTGCGCGCATCGCCACCGAGTTGTTCTTGGCCAACATGCAGGATATGGATGGCCCGCTCAAGGGCATGGTGCTGGATATCTCAAAGGCGGGAGTTTCGATCGCCGTGAGCCGCAGCGTGACAGTGCGATCAGTGGTTCGAATGGAAATCAAAGGCCCAGGTAGCACGCTCCAAGTTCATGGCACGGTGCAATACTGCCGCGAGATGCAAGACGGCATGGGTTCCTATCGCATCGGAATCAAACTCGGGCAAAACGACCGGATCACCACCGGAAAATGGCTCAACCAATTCAATTCATTGGTCAGCCGCCGCGAATCCGCCTAA
- a CDS encoding 4Fe-4S binding protein has protein sequence MPYVVTEACIGVKDKSCMTVCPVDCIYEGDDMVFIHPDECIDCGLCEPECPVTAIYVDTDVPPNFKSYVEKNAVEAEKLRSK, from the coding sequence ATGCCTTACGTTGTCACAGAAGCTTGTATTGGAGTCAAGGACAAATCTTGCATGACCGTCTGCCCGGTGGATTGCATCTACGAAGGCGATGACATGGTGTTCATCCATCCTGACGAGTGCATCGACTGCGGACTGTGCGAACCTGAGTGCCCGGTCACCGCGATCTACGTTGATACCGACGTTCCTCCGAATTTCAAGAGCTATGTCGAGAAGAACGCGGTTGAAGCAGAGAAGCTCCGCAGCAAGTAA
- a CDS encoding MarR family transcriptional regulator: MNNYEEFSREERAVYDVQEKFIMEWGRMSSSWGINRTMAQIHALLFITGRPHNVEEIMDRLSISRGNASMNLRDLMDWGIIRRFRRKGDRKDMYLTDSEPWQMVARVVRERKRRELDPTSKVLQECLENIPPNSPMDEAEQLRHRLAGLLELFALVDSLYEQVFRSDETFRQTLKLFGAKE; the protein is encoded by the coding sequence GTGAACAACTACGAAGAGTTTTCTCGCGAAGAGCGCGCCGTTTACGATGTCCAAGAAAAATTCATCATGGAATGGGGGCGGATGAGCTCGAGCTGGGGCATCAATCGCACCATGGCGCAGATTCACGCGCTGCTCTTTATCACTGGCCGGCCGCACAATGTTGAGGAGATCATGGATCGGCTGAGCATCAGCCGCGGAAACGCCAGCATGAATCTGCGCGACTTGATGGATTGGGGCATCATCCGGCGGTTCCGGCGCAAAGGCGATCGAAAGGATATGTATCTGACCGATTCTGAGCCTTGGCAGATGGTCGCTCGGGTGGTGCGCGAACGCAAGCGCCGTGAGCTTGATCCGACGTCGAAAGTGCTTCAGGAATGCCTGGAGAACATCCCGCCGAATTCTCCAATGGATGAAGCTGAGCAGTTGCGCCATCGACTCGCAGGATTGTTGGAACTGTTCGCTTTGGTGGATTCGCTGTACGAACAGGTCTTTCGCAGCGATGAGACCTTCCGGCAAACGCTCAAGCTATTCGGCGCCAAAGAGTGA
- the acs gene encoding acetate--CoA ligase: protein MRETLLSNPTDHQTINTLLEESRLYAPPAAFRHQANVKDASLYARAAANPVAFWEEQAEQLDWFEKWTEPMQWDLPDAKWFIGGKLNACYNCLDRHVEAGLGDKTAIIFEGEPGDVRHYSYAESLAEVQRLANALKSLGVQKGDRVCIYMPMVAELCFAMLACARIGAAHSVIFGGFSADSIHERVNDAGAKVIITADGGWRRGKVVELKKTVDDALALGCPTIEKSLVLRRIGDGTFNAGTMVAGRDFYWHDLVPQQSTDCPCESMDSEDLLFILYTSGSTGKPKGIMHTTGGYMTGVNATSRWVFDLKPFDIYWCSADCGWVTGHSYVVYGPMSNAATVVVYEGAPDTPDKDRFWKLIEKHKVTVFYTAPTAIRTFMKWGTHYPENCDLSSLRLLGSVGEPINPEAWVWYHKWIGWRKCPIVDTWWQTETGNIMISPLPGITTTKPGSACRPLPGIFATIVDEDGKVLTEISGHVEKPEHAIGGILALTHPWPGMLRGIWGDPDRFKKTYWERFPGKYFPGDGVKLDEDGYLFLLGRVDDIMLVAGHNISTMEVESALVDHPGVAEAAVIGKTHELKGQAICAFVVIKSTYLVDDRTVNDLKTHVAHKIGPVARPDDIIITSELPKTRSGKIMRRLLRDVAEGRELGDTTTLNDPTVVAALKQKYESSEG from the coding sequence ATGAGGGAGACGCTGTTGTCAAATCCTACTGATCACCAAACAATCAATACACTTCTTGAAGAATCTCGCCTCTACGCACCGCCAGCAGCTTTCCGGCACCAGGCAAACGTCAAGGATGCGTCGCTGTACGCCCGCGCTGCCGCGAACCCAGTAGCCTTCTGGGAAGAGCAAGCCGAACAACTCGACTGGTTCGAAAAGTGGACCGAGCCGATGCAATGGGACCTTCCTGATGCCAAGTGGTTTATCGGAGGAAAGCTCAACGCTTGCTACAACTGTCTGGATCGCCACGTCGAAGCAGGACTGGGCGACAAAACCGCCATCATTTTTGAAGGCGAACCGGGCGATGTTCGCCACTACTCGTACGCAGAGTCGCTAGCCGAAGTTCAACGCCTGGCCAACGCCCTAAAATCTCTTGGCGTGCAAAAAGGGGACCGCGTGTGCATTTACATGCCAATGGTCGCTGAACTCTGTTTTGCAATGCTCGCCTGCGCGAGGATTGGTGCGGCGCACAGTGTGATCTTTGGTGGGTTTAGCGCGGATTCGATTCACGAGCGCGTCAATGACGCTGGTGCAAAGGTCATCATCACTGCAGATGGTGGATGGCGACGCGGCAAGGTTGTCGAGCTCAAAAAGACTGTGGATGACGCCCTAGCACTGGGCTGTCCAACCATTGAAAAATCGCTCGTTCTTCGCAGAATTGGCGACGGCACCTTCAACGCGGGAACAATGGTGGCTGGCCGAGATTTCTACTGGCACGACCTCGTTCCACAACAGTCCACAGACTGCCCTTGCGAGTCGATGGATAGCGAAGACCTGCTGTTTATTCTATACACCAGTGGCTCGACCGGCAAGCCAAAAGGCATCATGCACACTACCGGCGGCTATATGACCGGCGTCAATGCCACCAGCCGATGGGTGTTTGACCTGAAGCCATTCGACATCTACTGGTGCAGCGCAGATTGCGGCTGGGTCACTGGCCACAGCTACGTTGTCTATGGCCCGATGTCAAATGCCGCGACCGTCGTCGTTTACGAAGGCGCACCAGACACGCCAGACAAGGACCGATTCTGGAAGCTGATCGAGAAGCACAAGGTCACCGTGTTCTACACCGCTCCAACTGCGATTCGGACCTTTATGAAGTGGGGCACCCACTATCCCGAGAATTGCGATCTCAGCAGTCTCAGGCTCCTTGGTTCCGTCGGCGAGCCGATTAACCCCGAGGCCTGGGTCTGGTACCACAAGTGGATTGGTTGGCGAAAGTGCCCCATCGTGGATACCTGGTGGCAAACGGAAACCGGGAACATCATGATTTCGCCATTGCCGGGGATTACTACCACCAAGCCGGGTTCTGCGTGCCGTCCGTTGCCTGGAATCTTCGCGACGATTGTCGATGAGGACGGTAAAGTGCTCACCGAGATCAGCGGTCATGTTGAAAAGCCTGAGCACGCGATCGGCGGAATTCTTGCATTGACTCACCCATGGCCCGGAATGCTTCGCGGAATTTGGGGCGATCCAGACCGCTTTAAGAAGACCTATTGGGAGCGATTCCCAGGCAAGTACTTCCCTGGTGATGGCGTCAAGCTTGATGAAGATGGTTACTTGTTCCTGCTCGGTCGAGTCGATGACATCATGCTCGTCGCTGGGCACAACATCAGCACCATGGAAGTCGAATCCGCATTGGTTGACCATCCGGGCGTGGCTGAAGCGGCCGTCATCGGCAAAACTCACGAACTCAAAGGTCAGGCAATCTGTGCCTTTGTTGTGATCAAGTCGACCTATCTCGTGGATGACCGAACGGTAAACGATCTCAAGACACACGTCGCACACAAGATCGGCCCGGTGGCGAGGCCGGACGACATCATTATCACCTCCGAGCTTCCGAAAACTCGAAGTGGCAAAATCATGCGGCGACTGCTTCGAGATGTTGCCGAGGGTCGAGAACTAGGAGATACAACGACATTGAACGACCCCACCGTGGTCGCGGCGTTGAAGCAAAAGTACGAATCGTCCGAGGGCTAA
- the lon gene encoding endopeptidase La: protein MHFPQLISTLLVGREMSARAVHAALGGNQHVVVVGQHDSLVEKPKPEDLFSIGTLSEVVQVMPMPDGTQRVVLRGLSRVRLDKHEMHDGHYFASFEVLLETDRDEPKDEALRRSAVEEIISIANAGRAIPYEALEQLPEIRSNCLLADTIADLMPISTAQKQQILEELDSSVRIEKLVQLLVSERQLLDIQSEIRARVEAELGNTQREYFLREQLRVIQQQLGDEAVLSSDNEGLWDQLVASGLPEEQLARARQEILRLERLPSQSQEGGVIRSYLECLADLPWQKASTSEISVKNAEKILNSHHFGLDQIKTRILDFLAVRQLNPSIPGPILCFSGPPGVGKTSLARSIAEALGRKFIRISVGGVRDEAEIRGHRRTYIGAMPGRIMQGIRQCGERNPVILLDEVDKIALDLRGDPTSALLEALDPEQNSAFSDHYIEAPFDLSQVFFICTANVPEQIPAALRDRMEFIEFRSYTESEKLQISEDFLIPRARDSHGLKKNQLKISKKSLQSIVRLYTRESGVRQLERCIATIARKNARKIAENAEATSISNDELLQHALGKPVFSYGKKSKADEIGSVTGLAYTPFGGDILPIDVNLMPVSGAQPEILLTGYLGEVMKESAMAAVTYLRSTQLHPKDEEFRFDVHLHVPDGAIPKDGPSAGVSIATALASAHLKRPVKADVAMTGEITLRGKILAVGGIREKVIAAHRSGIRTILLPKDNERDLDEIPAEIAKEIQVHLVTHLDEVFALALA, encoded by the coding sequence GTGCATTTCCCCCAGCTGATCAGCACATTGCTGGTCGGTCGCGAGATGAGTGCGCGCGCGGTCCATGCCGCATTGGGTGGTAACCAGCATGTTGTGGTGGTGGGGCAGCATGATTCTCTGGTCGAAAAGCCGAAGCCTGAAGACCTCTTTTCGATTGGAACCTTGAGCGAAGTGGTCCAGGTGATGCCAATGCCCGACGGCACTCAGCGCGTTGTATTGCGCGGCCTAAGCCGGGTGCGCTTGGACAAGCACGAGATGCACGATGGGCACTACTTTGCGTCGTTCGAAGTGCTGCTCGAAACGGATCGTGATGAACCGAAGGATGAAGCTCTTCGCCGGTCAGCCGTCGAGGAAATTATATCGATCGCCAACGCGGGCCGCGCGATTCCGTACGAAGCGCTGGAGCAGCTTCCCGAGATTCGATCCAACTGCTTGCTGGCGGATACCATTGCCGATTTGATGCCGATTTCAACGGCGCAAAAACAACAGATTTTGGAAGAGCTCGATAGCAGCGTCCGCATCGAAAAATTGGTCCAGCTGCTTGTGAGCGAACGTCAGCTGCTGGATATCCAAAGCGAAATTCGCGCTCGGGTAGAAGCTGAGCTCGGTAACACGCAGCGCGAATATTTCCTTCGCGAGCAGTTACGGGTCATTCAACAGCAACTCGGAGACGAAGCTGTCCTGAGCTCTGATAACGAGGGGCTTTGGGATCAGCTGGTGGCGAGCGGTTTGCCGGAAGAACAGCTTGCGAGAGCTCGTCAAGAGATTTTGCGGTTAGAGAGGCTCCCGTCGCAATCCCAAGAAGGCGGCGTTATTCGAAGTTATCTCGAATGCTTGGCGGACTTGCCTTGGCAAAAAGCCAGCACGTCAGAAATTAGTGTTAAAAATGCGGAAAAAATCTTGAATTCGCATCACTTTGGGCTTGATCAGATTAAGACTCGAATTTTGGACTTTTTAGCGGTGCGGCAATTGAACCCATCCATTCCTGGGCCGATACTGTGCTTCTCGGGGCCGCCTGGTGTTGGAAAGACGAGCTTGGCGAGGTCGATCGCGGAGGCTCTGGGTAGGAAATTCATCCGAATTTCTGTGGGCGGCGTTCGTGATGAGGCGGAGATCCGTGGCCATCGCCGAACTTATATTGGAGCCATGCCGGGGAGGATTATGCAGGGGATTCGGCAGTGTGGCGAGCGCAATCCCGTGATTTTGTTGGACGAGGTGGATAAGATCGCATTGGATTTGCGTGGCGATCCTACCAGCGCGCTGCTCGAAGCGCTCGATCCGGAGCAGAATTCTGCATTCAGCGATCACTACATCGAAGCACCGTTTGATCTGAGCCAAGTTTTCTTCATTTGCACCGCCAACGTACCGGAGCAGATTCCTGCCGCACTGCGGGATCGGATGGAGTTTATTGAGTTCAGGAGCTATACCGAAAGCGAAAAGCTACAGATTTCTGAGGATTTTCTCATCCCTCGTGCGAGGGACTCACACGGGCTCAAGAAAAATCAACTTAAAATCAGCAAAAAATCCTTGCAGTCGATTGTCCGGTTGTACACGCGAGAATCCGGAGTGAGGCAGTTGGAGCGGTGCATTGCGACCATTGCGAGAAAAAATGCTCGAAAAATAGCTGAAAATGCAGAGGCTACTTCCATTTCGAACGACGAGTTGTTGCAACATGCATTAGGTAAGCCGGTCTTTTCATACGGGAAAAAGTCTAAAGCGGACGAAATTGGTTCGGTGACCGGATTAGCTTATACACCGTTTGGAGGGGACATTCTGCCAATTGATGTTAATCTAATGCCAGTGAGTGGTGCACAACCAGAGATTCTTTTGACGGGTTATCTCGGAGAAGTGATGAAGGAGTCTGCGATGGCGGCAGTGACCTATCTTCGCTCGACCCAACTTCACCCGAAAGATGAAGAATTTAGGTTCGACGTCCATCTTCACGTTCCAGATGGTGCGATCCCAAAGGATGGGCCGAGCGCGGGGGTTTCGATTGCTACAGCACTTGCTTCAGCACACCTCAAGCGACCGGTCAAGGCAGACGTTGCCATGACTGGCGAGATCACTTTGCGTGGCAAAATCTTGGCCGTGGGCGGTATCCGAGAGAAGGTTATCGCGGCGCATCGGTCAGGGATACGAACAATTCTATTGCCGAAAGATAACGAGCGAGACCTCGATGAAATTCCGGCAGAAATTGCAAAAGAAATCCAGGTGCATCTAGTGACACACCTGGACGAAGTATTCGCTTTGGCTCTGGCTTAG